The following is a genomic window from Caldisericia bacterium.
GGTGGTGTTACGCAGCGAACGGGTCAGCATGGGTGACTTAGAGCGGTGGTGTGGTCGCCACCTGGGGAAGCATGACGGGGTGGTGATTGAAGTGACGACCAACACCTGGGCTGTGGTGGAGATGCTGGAGCGTTACGCAGGTCAGGTGGTGGTGGCTAATCCATACAAGACCAAGCTGATCGCCGAGGCGCAGATCAAGAACGACAAAGTCGATGCCCGCGCCCTGGCCTGTCTGCTGGCCGCGAACTTCATCAGTGAAGTGTGGATCCCTAGCCCCCAGGTGCGCCAATGGCGCCAACTGGCCCGCCACCGCGGTCGCTTGCGGAAACAGTGTACTCAGGCCAAGAACCAGCTCCATCACCTCCTGCAAACTCACAACCTCCAGAGTCCTGAAAGAGACCTCTTTTCGGCGGCCGGGCGAGACTGGCTGACACACCAGAAGTTGCCCCAGGTGGAGCAACTCATCCTCAGACAGCTGCTAGCGCGGATCGAGTTCTCAGAGAAACAGATCCAGGAGTGTGAACGGCAGATTGCACGTCTGGCGCAAGATGACCCGCGTATCGCGCGTCTCATGCAGATCACAGGTGTGGGGTTGTACACCGCCTTTTCCATCGTGGCCGTACTCGGAGATGTCCGGCGCTTTCCATCGGCGAATAAGCTAGCTGGCTATGTGGGGCTGGTGCCGCGGGAACACCAGTCGGGCCGTCGCGCGTATCACGGTCACATCACCAAGAGCGGTGATCGTCTGCTGCGCTGGCTGATGATCGAGGCCGCCCAAGCCGCGGTGCGCTGG
Proteins encoded in this region:
- a CDS encoding IS110 family transposase is translated as MDIHKQYAVIVGVNREQEVVLRSERVSMGDLERWCGRHLGKHDGVVIEVTTNTWAVVEMLERYAGQVVVANPYKTKLIAEAQIKNDKVDARALACLLAANFISEVWIPSPQVRQWRQLARHRGRLRKQCTQAKNQLHHLLQTHNLQSPERDLFSAAGRDWLTHQKLPQVEQLILRQLLARIEFSEKQIQECERQIARLAQDDPRIARLMQITGVGLYTAFSIVAVLGDVRRFPSANKLAGYVGLVPREHQSGRRAYHGHITKSGDRLLRWLMIEAAQAAVRWDAHWRQVHQRIAQRRGYSIAIVAIARKLLVTIWHMLTEKSNYQYLRQVSYVRKLQEWAYRIGRQQLSAPSSRAFVADRLRELELPLLADALVTSGRNARLSLAAPVT